The following proteins come from a genomic window of Micromonospora zamorensis:
- a CDS encoding CBS domain-containing protein, which produces MPPNPPRTRREVLLNGRRVRISDLKNAGLLDEGAVLYYRQYIGSMPHQATVTARGRLRLADGREFDTPSGAAAAVADVTAVPGWEVWRVGPNGPLLGELRLRLIKSVAAEVTDRQEPQAEAVGRRMTALENARQAAETGTPTAMTVRELIGLWGVEDRDSEAAPQITTDLANFGLTTVPDFNAVDLDQTVRVLRFGMAQPPPADGTSDGPEETTSEVDEEPGSAIGLTLGNLLPSRTRLISVTPTSTFDEAITAMELDDFSQLPVLANPHKIHGVVSWKTITKARAQNPEATFSDAIDPDVQVFDYDRRLIDVLHVLLEYEFIFVKDHERKIAGIITAADVVQTYHQTATPFILIGEIDRELHQLILSTFDETTIREACIRAGLTFRSVDKMTMSHYQAVLGDESCWNGLGWRLERRRLVNRLSEIREIRNRVMHFSKDAVRDGDVNMIQNFLRTIRRHNGS; this is translated from the coding sequence ATGCCCCCCAACCCGCCCCGGACGCGCCGCGAGGTCCTGCTCAACGGACGCCGGGTCCGCATCTCCGACCTCAAAAACGCTGGTCTGTTGGACGAGGGCGCGGTTCTGTACTACCGCCAGTACATAGGTTCGATGCCACATCAGGCGACAGTCACGGCGCGAGGGCGGCTGCGCTTGGCCGACGGGCGGGAGTTCGACACGCCCTCGGGAGCGGCCGCCGCCGTCGCCGACGTAACCGCCGTACCAGGTTGGGAGGTTTGGCGTGTCGGACCAAACGGCCCTCTCCTGGGGGAACTCCGCCTTCGGCTCATCAAGAGTGTCGCTGCTGAGGTGACGGACCGCCAGGAACCGCAGGCGGAAGCGGTGGGACGACGCATGACAGCCTTGGAGAACGCCAGGCAGGCCGCCGAAACAGGCACACCAACAGCGATGACCGTTCGTGAGCTCATCGGACTGTGGGGCGTCGAGGACCGGGACAGCGAGGCAGCCCCCCAGATCACGACGGACCTGGCGAACTTCGGCTTGACCACGGTGCCGGACTTCAACGCTGTCGACCTTGACCAGACAGTGCGAGTCCTCCGGTTCGGCATGGCGCAGCCGCCACCCGCAGACGGCACGAGCGATGGGCCTGAGGAGACGACGAGCGAGGTGGATGAGGAGCCGGGTAGCGCTATCGGTCTGACGCTTGGAAATCTCCTGCCAAGCCGAACCCGCCTGATATCGGTAACGCCGACCTCTACCTTCGACGAGGCCATCACCGCCATGGAGTTGGACGACTTCTCCCAACTGCCGGTCCTGGCAAACCCTCACAAGATCCATGGCGTCGTATCATGGAAAACCATCACCAAGGCCAGGGCGCAAAACCCTGAGGCCACGTTCAGCGACGCGATCGATCCCGATGTCCAGGTGTTCGACTACGACCGCCGCCTGATCGACGTACTCCACGTACTGCTGGAATACGAGTTCATCTTCGTGAAGGACCATGAGCGGAAAATCGCTGGCATCATCACCGCCGCCGATGTCGTTCAGACCTACCACCAGACCGCGACACCGTTCATCCTTATCGGCGAGATCGACCGGGAGCTGCATCAGCTGATCCTCAGCACCTTCGATGAGACCACTATCCGGGAAGCATGCATCCGTGCAGGGCTGACCTTCCGCTCTGTCGACAAGATGACGATGTCCCACTACCAGGCGGTGCTTGGCGATGAGAGCTGCTGGAACGGCCTCGGCTGGAGGTTGGAGCGTAGGCGCCTCGTGAATCGCCTCAGTGAGATCCGCGAGATACGTAACCGGGTCATGCACTTCAGCAAGGACGCCGTCAGGGACGGAGACGTCAACATGATCCAGAACTTCCTGAGGACGATCCGCAGGCACAACGGGTCATGA
- a CDS encoding DUF6879 family protein translates to MHDLFRGDPGEQLRLADYWADFEDRFWQTGDPGFWKLERQQTFKEPGDEGWQAFADGRWEDSLRILDARRPEFQSYYRRIADSGFATRRVRVVEEPLTPYLQWELHVLRLRHEYGGLTHVVGADAVAAAESGGPVPEIYTLGAEVMYEAIYDADGVLASARRWRDPDLVASCQSFIESLYQGGEPLDEFFTRVVAPLGLPRAG, encoded by the coding sequence ATGCATGACCTGTTCCGCGGGGATCCTGGCGAGCAACTTCGCCTGGCGGACTACTGGGCGGACTTTGAGGATCGGTTCTGGCAGACCGGCGATCCGGGCTTCTGGAAGCTGGAACGCCAGCAGACCTTCAAGGAGCCCGGCGACGAGGGTTGGCAGGCGTTTGCCGACGGGCGGTGGGAGGATTCGCTGCGAATCCTCGACGCGCGCCGCCCCGAATTTCAGAGCTACTACCGGCGGATCGCCGACAGCGGGTTCGCCACCCGACGGGTACGGGTCGTCGAAGAGCCCCTTACGCCTTACCTTCAATGGGAGCTGCACGTGCTGCGACTGCGGCACGAGTACGGCGGTCTGACCCATGTGGTCGGCGCGGACGCGGTGGCGGCAGCCGAGTCGGGTGGACCGGTTCCGGAGATCTACACCCTCGGCGCCGAGGTGATGTATGAGGCCATCTACGACGCCGACGGTGTGCTGGCGTCCGCCCGCCGCTGGCGTGACCCCGACTTGGTGGCAAGCTGCCAATCCTTCATCGAGTCGCTCTACCAGGGCGGTGAGCCGCTCGACGAGTTCTTCACCCGGGTGGTGGCGCCGTTGGGACTTCCCCGCGCGGGGTGA
- a CDS encoding ATP-binding protein, giving the protein MEGAGSDGAGQRPAQVNRSALSGPADLVQARDVYGGVHFHGGAASQERPQQLPGDVRGFVNRVEELQTLNRLLTDGEESVNVSLSVITGTAGVGKTSVALRWAHSIRSRFPDGQLYANLRGYDPGQPAQPDQILDRFLRALGVPPSAVPADLDERAALYRSRLAGRRVLVVLDNAATARQVRPLLPGTDHCLVVVTSRNMLSGLATRDGGRRLTLRMLTEDDAVTLLRGITSPYRSGDDPAELGELARLCARLPLALRIAAERAASRPFMPLGELIEDLRDESALWDALTAEEDEESDAVRAVFAWSYRALNPTAARLFRLLGLHPGPDLSAPAAAALTGMAVSRVRQPLDALVSAHLLEQSAPGRYQLHDLLRAYAVDQVRHLESAEDRQAALRRGLDWYLHTADAALARTLPFYRTVPLDPPTDVTPLAFATNAEADAWFDAERDNLVSATRVAADAGLPRTAWHLAVLLRSVSMHQNAFESWFATARIGLAAARTLGDRRGEAEALESLGKAHFQARQLTEAAEHHQAALVIRREIGDEYGTAVSINALGLLGLRSRRLTDSLTRFGESLAIFERLGNRRWQALLLSNLAETRYELGELTEAAVLLDRALVVQREIDDRGQEGNSLFFLSMALRELGRTDEARAAIESAIAIAEGASQLWLGHWLVEYARVLRASGRPAEALEAVHRAATIQRELGDRSREAMALDGAGEAYREVGQADEAIAFHLRAAAVHRQLGDDWQLALTLDHLAAALTAAGRPEEAGQHWREAHSLLAGFDDGRAAALQEGIAAALSNSAE; this is encoded by the coding sequence ATGGAAGGCGCCGGGTCGGACGGAGCCGGGCAGCGGCCCGCTCAGGTGAACCGGTCCGCGCTGTCCGGACCGGCGGATCTGGTCCAGGCCCGCGACGTCTACGGCGGTGTGCACTTCCACGGCGGGGCCGCTTCCCAGGAGCGACCGCAACAACTCCCCGGTGACGTCCGCGGTTTCGTCAACAGGGTGGAGGAGCTACAAACGCTCAACCGGCTGCTGACCGACGGGGAAGAGAGCGTCAATGTCAGCCTGTCGGTGATCACCGGGACGGCCGGCGTCGGTAAGACCTCAGTCGCCCTGCGCTGGGCGCACAGCATTCGGAGCAGGTTTCCCGACGGGCAGCTCTACGCCAACCTGCGTGGTTACGATCCGGGCCAACCGGCGCAGCCGGATCAGATCCTCGACCGCTTCCTGCGGGCCCTTGGCGTTCCACCTTCGGCGGTGCCGGCAGATCTGGATGAACGGGCCGCGCTGTACCGCTCTCGACTGGCCGGCCGGCGCGTACTGGTGGTGTTGGACAACGCCGCAACCGCGCGTCAGGTGCGCCCACTGCTGCCTGGCACGGATCACTGCCTGGTCGTTGTCACGAGTCGGAACATGCTCTCCGGGCTGGCCACCCGCGACGGCGGTCGACGGCTGACGCTGCGCATGTTGACCGAGGACGACGCCGTCACCCTGCTGCGCGGCATCACCTCGCCCTACCGCAGCGGCGACGACCCCGCCGAGCTGGGCGAGCTGGCTCGACTCTGCGCTCGGCTGCCCCTCGCACTGCGCATCGCCGCCGAACGGGCGGCGAGCCGGCCATTCATGCCCCTCGGCGAGCTGATTGAGGATTTACGAGACGAGTCGGCCCTGTGGGACGCACTCACCGCCGAGGAAGACGAGGAGTCCGACGCGGTACGTGCGGTGTTTGCCTGGTCCTACCGCGCCCTGAACCCGACGGCCGCCCGACTGTTTCGACTTCTCGGGCTGCACCCTGGCCCCGACCTCAGTGCCCCGGCCGCCGCGGCGCTGACCGGCATGGCGGTGTCCCGGGTACGGCAGCCGCTCGACGCTCTGGTCAGCGCTCACCTGTTGGAGCAGAGCGCTCCGGGGCGCTACCAACTCCATGACCTGCTGCGCGCCTACGCGGTCGACCAGGTCCGGCACCTGGAGAGCGCAGAGGATCGGCAGGCGGCACTGCGCCGTGGGCTGGACTGGTATCTGCACACCGCCGACGCCGCGCTGGCCCGTACTCTGCCCTTCTACCGGACCGTACCGTTGGATCCGCCGACCGACGTCACGCCGCTCGCCTTCGCGACCAACGCCGAGGCGGACGCCTGGTTCGACGCCGAACGGGACAACCTGGTCTCCGCCACACGAGTTGCGGCCGATGCCGGCCTACCGCGGACCGCCTGGCATCTGGCGGTGCTGCTCCGCAGCGTCTCCATGCATCAGAACGCCTTCGAGAGTTGGTTCGCCACGGCCCGGATCGGCCTGGCAGCGGCCCGCACGCTCGGCGACCGGCGCGGCGAGGCGGAGGCACTGGAAAGCCTCGGCAAGGCCCACTTCCAAGCCCGCCAGCTCACCGAGGCCGCCGAACACCATCAGGCCGCACTGGTCATCCGGCGGGAGATCGGCGACGAGTACGGCACAGCAGTGTCGATCAACGCGCTCGGGTTGCTGGGTCTGCGTAGTCGTCGTCTCACCGACTCACTGACCCGCTTCGGCGAGAGTCTGGCGATCTTCGAGCGGCTCGGCAACCGGCGGTGGCAGGCCCTGCTGCTGAGCAACCTCGCCGAGACTCGCTACGAGCTGGGTGAGCTGACCGAGGCGGCGGTCCTGCTGGATCGAGCACTCGTGGTGCAGCGGGAGATCGACGACCGGGGGCAGGAGGGAAATTCGCTCTTCTTCCTGAGCATGGCCCTGCGGGAACTCGGCCGCACCGACGAGGCGCGCGCCGCGATCGAGTCGGCCATCGCCATCGCCGAGGGCGCGAGCCAGCTGTGGCTGGGGCACTGGCTGGTGGAGTACGCGCGGGTGCTGCGCGCTTCCGGGCGGCCCGCCGAGGCGCTGGAGGCCGTGCACCGGGCGGCCACAATTCAGCGCGAGCTCGGGGACCGCAGCCGCGAGGCGATGGCCCTCGATGGCGCCGGTGAGGCGTACCGGGAAGTGGGGCAGGCGGACGAGGCGATCGCCTTCCACCTCCGCGCGGCGGCGGTCCACCGGCAGCTCGGGGACGATTGGCAACTCGCCCTGACGCTGGACCACCTGGCCGCTGCGCTGACGGCGGCGGGCCGCCCAGAGGAAGCCGGACAGCACTGGAGGGAGGCTCACTCCCTGCTGGCCGGGTTCGACGACGGACGTGCTGCCGCGCTTCAGGAAGGCATCGCGGCGGCGCTATCGAACAGCGCGGAGTGA
- a CDS encoding DUF6308 family protein, translated as MTFRLPDALQRSDDAAAIALLKRYYGAPYLGHGCADGAYFDTWSTDSDPMRFTAEDLIAIKFLSIDAPKTAVRALLRDRSDEFSELLETLGPDRDLANEGALLDHTWAGWRIMDELRSIPGVGTITASKLLARKRPRLRPIWDSVVAAVTDTVPAQWEPLRAALRANDLALHHRLMRLRDVLQLPEEIGALRILDVIAWREGKDRGL; from the coding sequence ATGACGTTCCGGCTACCTGATGCGCTTCAGAGATCCGATGACGCTGCCGCCATCGCCTTGTTGAAGCGTTACTACGGTGCGCCGTATCTCGGACACGGTTGTGCGGACGGCGCGTACTTCGACACCTGGTCGACCGATAGCGACCCCATGCGCTTCACGGCCGAGGACCTGATCGCGATCAAGTTCCTCTCCATCGACGCACCGAAGACGGCGGTACGTGCACTGCTTCGTGATCGATCGGACGAGTTCTCCGAGTTGCTCGAAACCCTCGGCCCGGACCGTGACCTGGCCAACGAAGGCGCACTCCTCGACCACACCTGGGCTGGTTGGCGGATCATGGATGAGCTGCGCTCCATCCCGGGTGTCGGTACGATTACCGCGTCGAAGCTACTGGCGCGGAAGCGGCCACGCCTGCGACCCATCTGGGACTCGGTGGTCGCTGCCGTGACCGACACGGTCCCGGCCCAGTGGGAGCCACTGCGCGCGGCACTGCGCGCCAATGATCTCGCGCTGCACCACCGGCTGATGCGTCTACGCGACGTGCTGCAGCTTCCGGAGGAGATCGGCGCGTTGCGCATCCTCGACGTGATCGCGTGGCGCGAAGGCAAGGATCGCGGCCTGTAG
- a CDS encoding transposase family protein, which yields MQVISAARQEWIFPFTGLTPAQFRRLVRLVAERGGDGIADGRPGRQWALDLPDRVLLVAVYWRTNLTMRQIGPLFGVSHSAAHRVIDTLAPLLALTPVRKRPVEQIAIVDGTLIPTRDHRLATRSKNYRYSTNLQVAIDASTRLIIAVGDPQPGNRNDTIVYRSSGIDQKLNGRPVMADGGYRGNPEVIMPYRKPADGADLPAWKEALNVEHRTVRAGVEHALARMKCFKILRDYRRAAHTLADAASGIANLHNIILTG from the coding sequence GTGCAGGTGATCTCCGCAGCCCGCCAGGAGTGGATCTTCCCGTTCACGGGGCTGACCCCCGCCCAGTTCCGCAGGCTGGTCCGTCTCGTCGCCGAGCGTGGCGGGGACGGCATCGCTGACGGCCGGCCGGGCCGACAGTGGGCCCTCGATCTTCCCGACCGGGTGCTGTTGGTCGCCGTCTACTGGCGCACGAACCTGACGATGCGCCAGATCGGCCCGCTGTTCGGGGTGTCACACTCCGCGGCCCACCGCGTCATCGACACCCTCGCGCCGCTGCTGGCCCTGACACCGGTACGTAAGCGGCCGGTCGAGCAGATCGCGATCGTCGACGGCACGCTGATTCCCACCCGTGATCACCGCCTGGCCACCCGGAGCAAGAACTACCGGTACTCGACGAACCTGCAGGTCGCCATCGACGCCAGCACCCGCCTGATCATCGCCGTCGGCGACCCACAGCCCGGCAACCGCAACGACACCATTGTTTACCGCAGCTCGGGCATCGACCAAAAGTTGAACGGGCGGCCGGTGATGGCCGACGGCGGCTACCGCGGCAACCCCGAGGTGATCATGCCCTACCGTAAGCCCGCCGACGGTGCCGATCTGCCCGCCTGGAAGGAAGCCCTCAACGTCGAACACCGCACTGTCCGGGCAGGGGTCGAACACGCCCTGGCCAGGATGAAATGCTTCAAGATCCTGCGCGACTACCGTCGCGCCGCCCACACATTGGCCGACGCCGCTTCCGGCATCGCCAACCTCCACAACATCATCCTGACCGGCTGA
- a CDS encoding AAA family ATPase: MSSQYIVITGGPGAGKTTLIDSLRRSGHACIDEAGRQIIQDQLSIGGQALHTGDSRLFAEIMLSWEIRSYRQASQHPGPVFFDRGIPDMVGYYLLLGQPVPAHVTAAAQLFRYHQRVFIAPPWPQIYSTDSERHQDFAEAVRTHDAMVTAYTHHGYELSTLPRSDVASRVEFVRQYAAAIDHGPPGSPRPSCPELRDVP, from the coding sequence GTGAGCAGCCAGTACATCGTCATCACCGGGGGACCCGGTGCCGGCAAGACCACGCTGATCGACAGCTTGCGGCGTTCCGGTCACGCCTGCATCGACGAAGCGGGACGACAGATCATCCAGGACCAGCTGTCGATCGGCGGCCAGGCGCTGCACACCGGCGACTCACGACTGTTCGCCGAGATCATGCTCAGCTGGGAGATCCGCTCCTACCGCCAAGCCAGCCAGCATCCCGGGCCCGTCTTCTTCGACCGGGGGATCCCGGACATGGTCGGCTACTACCTCCTACTCGGCCAGCCCGTTCCCGCCCACGTGACAGCCGCAGCGCAGCTGTTCCGCTACCACCAGCGTGTGTTCATCGCCCCGCCCTGGCCGCAGATCTACAGCACTGACAGCGAACGACACCAAGACTTCGCCGAAGCCGTCCGTACCCACGACGCCATGGTTACTGCCTACACCCACCACGGCTACGAGCTCAGTACCCTGCCGCGCAGCGATGTCGCCTCCCGCGTCGAGTTCGTCCGGCAATACGCAGCAGCCATCGATCACGGACCTCCCGGATCACCTCGTCCAAGCTGCCCCGAGTTACGAGACGTCCCTTAG
- a CDS encoding helix-turn-helix domain-containing protein, with product MADDMGSTVPRRQLGRALRELRTEARMTLDGAAEAMQCSRQKMWRIETGLGPVRALDVKAMCELYGATPDLAGALTALAAETKAKGWWHSYGDAVPDWFELYVGLESAASRLREHDDTLIPGLLQTPGYTRGVYQNRPNMPADELEEVLEVRRRRQEVLVRRLPKAPQLEWVLSEAVLLRRVGGPAAMAEQLDRLLDRTELPNVSIRVLPLSAGAHYGALAGAFVMLDFPLVNRVVPDQSVVYCESVTGALYLDRPDEFAVYEKVWASLLDLALDEEQSRRMIGKIKEEVHHG from the coding sequence ATGGCCGACGACATGGGATCGACAGTGCCGCGACGGCAGCTCGGGCGGGCGCTGCGCGAGCTGCGCACCGAGGCGCGGATGACGCTGGACGGCGCGGCCGAGGCGATGCAGTGCAGCCGACAGAAGATGTGGCGCATCGAGACCGGTCTCGGCCCCGTCCGCGCGCTCGACGTCAAGGCCATGTGCGAGCTGTACGGGGCCACGCCCGACCTGGCCGGCGCCCTCACCGCCTTGGCCGCTGAGACCAAGGCCAAGGGCTGGTGGCACTCGTATGGCGACGCTGTCCCCGACTGGTTCGAGCTGTACGTCGGCCTGGAATCCGCCGCCTCCCGGCTCCGGGAGCATGACGACACCCTGATCCCTGGCCTGCTTCAAACTCCGGGATACACGCGCGGTGTCTACCAGAACCGTCCCAACATGCCGGCTGACGAGTTGGAAGAAGTTCTGGAGGTCCGCCGCCGCCGACAGGAGGTCCTCGTCCGCCGGCTTCCGAAGGCACCCCAGCTGGAATGGGTCCTCTCGGAGGCCGTCTTGCTTCGACGCGTTGGCGGCCCAGCAGCCATGGCCGAACAGCTGGACCGCCTTCTTGACCGAACCGAGCTACCCAACGTGTCGATCCGCGTGCTGCCACTGTCGGCTGGCGCACACTACGGCGCACTGGCGGGGGCCTTCGTCATGCTCGACTTCCCACTCGTCAACCGGGTCGTCCCTGATCAGTCTGTTGTCTACTGTGAATCGGTAACCGGTGCCCTCTACCTTGACAGGCCGGACGAGTTCGCGGTCTACGAGAAGGTCTGGGCGAGCCTCCTCGACCTCGCACTTGATGAGGAACAATCAAGAAGAATGATCGGCAAGATCAAGGAAGAGGTCCACCATGGCTGA
- a CDS encoding DUF397 domain-containing protein, with product MADDLLGAQWRKSTRSGDNNGNCLEVADNLPGLVLVRDSKDPAGEALAFSPAAWISFVRFAQSKH from the coding sequence ATGGCTGACGACCTGCTCGGTGCCCAGTGGCGGAAGAGCACCCGCAGCGGCGACAACAACGGCAACTGCCTGGAGGTCGCCGATAACCTGCCCGGCCTCGTTCTAGTACGCGACAGCAAGGACCCGGCCGGAGAGGCTCTTGCATTCTCACCCGCCGCCTGGATTAGCTTCGTCCGGTTCGCCCAGTCCAAGCATTGA